The Helianthus annuus cultivar XRQ/B chromosome 16, HanXRQr2.0-SUNRISE, whole genome shotgun sequence genome includes a window with the following:
- the LOC110912529 gene encoding secoisolariciresinol dehydrogenase — MGNIPEVLPRLTMKVAFITGGAQGIGEKTARLFVKHGAKVVIADIQDELGQSVCEDIGLDKATFVHCDVTIESEVENAINMTLAKYGKLDIMINNAAIVDDVKPNILDNEHATFEQVMRVNVTGVFLGTKHAARAMIPAHSGNIIMMGSISGSIGGIISHAYSSSKHAIVGLTKNTAAELGQYGIRVNCLSPHFIPSPLTTNLINDHPEKYSKVYSNLKGVALSQDDVAEAALFLASDEARYMSGHNLVLDGGFTVINPAFGLFARASPME, encoded by the coding sequence GTTGACGATGAAAGTAGCATTTATCACCGGCGGAGCTCAAGGGATCGGAGAGAAAACCGCAAGGCTATTCGTTAAACATGGAGCCAAAGTCGTTATTGCTGATATCCAAGACGAATTAGGCCAATCTGTGTGTGAAGATATCGGTCTTGACAAGGCTACTTTTGTTCACTGTGACGTGACAATTGAATCAGAAGTTGAAAATGCCATAAATATGACACTTGCCAAATATGGTAAGTTGGACATAATGATCAATAATGCAGCCATAGTGGATGACGTAAAGCCCAATATTCTTGATAACGAACATGCAACTTTTGAACAAGTGATGAGGGTCAATGTAACCGGTGTGTTCTTAGGAACCAAGCATGCAGCTCGAGCCATGATCCCAGCTCATAGCGGCAACATCATTATGATGGGAAGTATTTCAGGTAGCATTGGAGGGATTATTTCTCATGCTTATTCGAGTTCAAAACATGCGATCGTGGGTCTCACTAAGAACACTGCAGCGGAACTTGGCCAATATGGGATTCGTGTTAATTGCTTATCGCCTCACTTTATTCCTTCTCCATTAACCACTAATTTGATAAATGATCATCCTGAAAAATACTCAAAAGTTTATTCAAACCTCAAAGGGGTAGCTCTTAGCCAAGATGATGTTGCGGAAGCTGCTCTATTTCTCGCTAGCGATGAGGCGAGGTATATGAGTGGGCATAATTTGGTACTTGATGGAGGGTTTACGGTGATTAATCCGGCTTTTGGTCTATTTGCACGAGCTTCCCCTATGGAATAA